A segment of the Lolium perenne isolate Kyuss_39 chromosome 3, Kyuss_2.0, whole genome shotgun sequence genome:
ATAAATTATAATCACTTCATGATGTATCAGGGAATCAACAAATAGTATTGACAATGGAGCAGTACCATTAAACTATAAACCTACCATGCATTTGGATGATATTACAAGGTAAAAGTTATAGTGGGATATATAAACTCCATCATTTTGATCTTACATTTTGTCTTTGGAAAAACAGATTAATGTCAGATAACAATTTTGTTATCCAGTGTTTGTTCCCTCACATTTCATCTCAGTTTGGAATATGGCTGTTGGACCAAATGCCCCAATTTTTATTTACAAGAGGTTGGACTATGAATTAACGATAATCCACCACAGTACTAGATGGGCCTAATGTACTATACATAAGACCTCTTAGGAATAAGTGTGATACGCAATGAGATTCAGTAATTTCCTGATATGACAGATTGTTAAGTAAATGCTGTGAACTGATAAATCATCTATTTTCTCTATCTATTGTACacttatttttttgtttttgagtCACTTAAAGTTTCAGTATCTAATGTCTAGATATTCAACGGGAAATTTTTGGCGCTGGTTGAGTGTTTACCTTTTCATGAAATTATTGGCTTAAAGAATGTTGATGTCCTTCATTCTGTAAGTGAACTGTTCTTGTTGGTCTAAGTCTAACACATATCCTAAAGTGGAACGGTCGCAGGTTAGGGTTAGCGATGCTCTTGAATTCTTGATAATTTGGCAAGGCTAGAGAGACCCAATGTTACTTGGATGGGTTCTGGACCTGAAGCTGTTCTTCAGGCGctagaccttgatcgacttgtaaTTCTTCCAGTTGAATAAATTTCCttttttacccgcaaaaaaaacaaTTCTGATTTCCCTTGCATTTCAATCTAGTCACTAATTGGAAACCCAAGAAGAATGGTTCAGCTTGATCTGCTCAAGTCATAGAGCCGTCTTAAATGCTCCTGCTGCAGTAGAAATGGAATCGCTGTGTTAGCATCCTTGCACGACACACCAATTATGAAAGTCGATGCCTTAACATACAGATATTCTTACTGATATAAGTAGATGTTATGCTTCGAGTCAGAATGCCACTATCACAATATGGGGGTAAATTTATCTAGGCACGTGCCCAAACTTCCGGCCGGCGGCGCAGCCTATTTTGATGAAAAATTGATGAATATTTTTATGAAAGTTTGGCCGGACTTAGCGTCCAGGCTTGATGAAAATCTTGGGTCTGCCACTGGACCGGTGTCCGGTGGGCTAGGCTTTTAGCAGAACCTTGGCAAAGATTTTGGCTAGCCTGTAATTTGAAGAACAGACccataaatctccaagtatttattCAGCTTTAATTTGAATCCCTCCTGCTAAACTCTGTACTAGATTGGATTACATTTCATACGGCGTCATGTAAGGTATCTTTTTGCTTGACAAGAGTCCACGTCACTGACTGACACAGATTTTAAGCTGACGTGAATCCCCCTTACGTTGCAGGTGCAACCTAGCCCAAGAATATGGTGACGTAATTAACCTCCAAGACTGGTACCTGTCTTTCAATGGTAGTATCAACAACACAAATTCAAAAGGGAAAAAAACTGCTTGGTGCTCCCTCAGAAAAAGCTACACCTCAAGCTAGTGAAGCTATGATCCGGTATCCTTGACTGCAGATTCAACAAAATGATCTCATATTTTTCATTTATGAAATGCTAGTCCATAATTTTGTGATCACATTTTAGTCAAGGTAATCCTTGACACCCTTTTTTTTCCAGAGCAAGGTTCTGCAGAGCTGTAACTGAGCTTGAAATTACTGTACTTCTTCCAATGCCAGCCAAGAGAAGGCCAGATCTGGTTCAGAGAGTTGCATTCGGTCCTTGAGACCTTTTTTTTCGCGCAGAATTCATGCTAAGGTTTAGTTTGGATTGAAGCAACCCAGTTCATAAGACCTTCACATTGGTGATTTGTCTCCTATGATCAGTAATTCAGTATCTGCAGACTTGTGGCTCTTTTCAGCTTTCTGCTGCTGATGGCCATGAAAATTTATAACACTATTATGAGATCTCCACAATTATTCAAAACTCAGTGAGAAGCTGTGCACTATTCAGCACCGCCACAAGCCAATGAAATGAAAGAGAGGATCATCTCTAGTACTAGTATGTAGCATGTATGGTTAGTCTTTTGATTCATTGTATGTTGAGCTGCCTCGACTCAATGGAACCTTTGGATGCTTGTCTTGTGTGAATTTATTTGAGCATTTGCATTACTAGATTATGAATAAAGTGGAGGCACAACCACACAAACATAGTGCTGCTTTAATAATGTTGGCTGTCAAAGTAAAGTTCATAAAAGGTTTGCACAAAATGCCAACTTTAATAAAGTTCAAAACCTCATATGACTTCTACTTAGTAATCATGTAAGAGTAATAAAATAATATGTATTATGATTTCACCAGATAGATGCAGCTTATAATCAATAGAATAGAAACTCCAGCTGAGCAAAATGAAGGCACAAAATCAAACAAAACCATCTGAAGGACAAGCGGCAGCAATGCAATGAAACACAAGTAGCAAAACACAATTTCTTAAGTGCAAAATAAGCTTGAATAAGCgagaacatcccatgaatccagttGGAATTAAACTGTTCTAGATAAATTTCTGGCATTCCAAACAGACTGCAAAACTGAACCTGGAGAAACATAACATCCACTCAATTGTATCATGCAATCAGGAATTAATTCCGATGACTGACAGTCAAGACAAGTCCAAAGTGGTCACTGGGCAAGACAGGTAGATCCATCTTAAGAAACTCTTTCCCTACAATCTTGTCCTTGTGATACGAGGCACCTGGTATCATATCCTGCCCAATCATCTCAATGTCCTTGATCTTAAAATCAACCAACTTGCACACGAACCGGTCCAACCGCTTCTGCTGGTTACGGTTGCCAGACAGCATGGCATTGGCTTCTGTGTCGTAGGTCCAGCCATTTTCACCAGGCTTGAGCTCAACCCAGGCATCAATCCAGCCGTCCGGGAGAGGGAATGGCCCATCCCCCTTGTCGTCCCAGTTCATGTCACCGCAGAAGATCACATTGCTGTAGGCTCCCAGAATTCTCAGAGCTTCTTTTGCCTGCAATACTCTCTCCCTTCTATACATCTGATCCCACCCCGGAGGTGCGGGGCAGGGGCTCTCTAGGTGGCTTGTGGCCAACATCAGGTTGATATGCTGTCCAGTGTCAACATCTACTTTGCATAGCTCCCTTGCCATTGTTGAGTGAGAGAATGGGATACCGCCGTTAAATTTCACAGGGAATTTACTCAGCTGCAtatttgttggcaagtgaattgCATTAGTAAAAATAAGAGAACTACAGAAGAAAAAGTTTCACTACCATAACCAGAAGGTGTATAATTAAAGCTATACTAGAACTGCATTAAACTACTTCACTAAGTTATATCACGATACATGTATGTGTTTGGATTGTCCATTTTATGGAAATGACATAGTTTTTTTTGTCAAGTTGCTTTTATTAACTTTACTTACACATTTACTGTAGGTATACAAATCGATGGTCAAAAATGGAAATAGGATGTCAAGCGGGATTCTGCCTATATCCCACTTCTAGTTCATTTTATAATTTTTTATTCCATTTTTTCTCAAAATTTGAAATAAGAAATGCCTAAATGAACTAGAAGCAGGATATAGGCCCGCTTGCATCCCTAGATGGAAATGTTAGCCTTTTTTGATGTATGGTATACCGTACAAGCGCCATGTATGACGTCTAGCACCAACGCACACTAGGAGGGTGCAGTTCAGGAGGGCTCCCTGGGAGCTCGGTCCATGTGGTGTTCTTATTGATAGGGAAAGAATTAGAAAGATACCCTTCTCTGCCCTCACATGTGGTGTTCTTATTGATAGGGGAAATAGTTAGTTATTTGTTTTGTTGTATGTAGACCAGCGCCTACTGCTTCAAGCCATGGCACCCAAGTGACCAACCTGGATTAAATCCTTCCCCGTAGACTAAGTTTAGCGTAGGGATTACCTGCATGCAGTAATAATGTTTCCGCATTGACTCCTCAGAAGACAACGAGCATTTGTATTCTTGCCACCAGTTAGAGCTTTGCAGAAGTTGATATATGTATGGTGTAACCTCCTGCAGTTCTACATATGAGGCACATTGAGACAGAGAAAACAAGATAGTGCAAGCTCGAATTCTGGACCTGGAAGCATATAAGGTCTGGACTGTGGTACTGAATAAGACCTCCAAGAGCATCCATCCTTCTGCGTACTTCTATATCCTCTCGGAACCAGACATTGTATGTCATGATTTTAAAGGTCTTCTTATCTGAACAAGTTTCGTATGAGTTCAGTTTATACCAAGACAGTAGCATAAAAAGGCATCTTGAAAGATTATAGTAACTTATAACTTGCATAAGGTAGCTGACTATTTTACCATCACAAGGGGGGCGGTAAACATTTGTTGTGTAGATCAGTCTACTGTTTACAAAAAAACAAGTAAACAACTTCAAAGAAAAAAATGGCAGCCAAGTACAGTAATATATCTAAGATAACTGTCTCTCGGATGTGTACTACCATTAATATGTATGAGTCATGAGTAATAGCCTAATAGGATAAGTCCGGGGTATCATATTTTAATCAATCAATAAACACAGCAGCGTAAATAGAAAAGCATCATTTGTGATCAATGAGCACCATCGTCATTACAATCAACATATTGTTAGTATGTAATAATGTTAAATTTAATAACCTCTTAAAGTAAAAACTAACGACAGATTAATTCTGAATGTTGTTAGCCTTGTATAGTTTTTTTTGGCTTTCTCTTTCTTTCCCTTTTACCTTCTTATTTTCGTTTGTAGTTTTGCTACATGGCTGTACTCTACCAGCTTTCTTTGTGGTTTCCTTCTAATATACAAGGGCACACACTTTGGTGTGTGTTCGAGAAAAACAAAGGGAGCGTATAAAACGGCACTGCAATGCAATCAGTTGCTAGATATATTAATGAATGGTATAAAATCATTATTCCAGAGGTAGATTAATTCTGAATGCTGTTACCTAAAAGGAGCAGATAAAATGCCTCTCAAATACAATCAGTTGATACATCTACATGTATTAAGGTGTGATACAAAAGGCAATATTTCAGAGGTAGACTGGAAGTAACCAACTGAACTAACTCCATTAATTCTGTTCTGTGAGAATATAAGACAACGACATGCTAATTGAAAGATGCACCCCAGAACTCCCAGGTGAAAAAACAATACATGTTAAATGGAAACAAAAATGACAAGTTACACATGTTCATGTTAGAGCCTTTAAGGTGTCCGTAAACTTTATTGAAAAGGAGAGCAGTGTGCCATAGGGTGAAGGAACCATGTTTAGGCCTTTAGAATTGCTTTTTACTGGATGCAAAAAAATGTTTATTTTTTCCAGGAAAATTAACCATCATATACAAGACTTGAAcaggtacatgtgtaaacaaattcAGATGACACGTTTAAATATTTCTTGACAACTTTGTTATTTGTTCAACCGGGGAGCATAGGAGCTATTTCACCATGTCCGGGTAATTCAAGTAGTATATGTATCTTACATATGAAATGATATGCGGATGATCCAAACATGCCCAGTGAAAGGTTTTTGTGACTTAAAAATAAAGTAATTAAACAAATAGGGTTGGAGCTCGAAGGTAAGAAAAATGCATGAACGAGGCCATTTATTACAAGATAAATGGGAACACATGTACAGCCTAGTCGGGGCTAGGCAGCGACCCTAGACAGTCTAGACCACTGCATATTACAACACCGGTAACTTGTATCAAGAAAACTAGCGTGTTCAGTCCAGAATTAGAAACCATGGTGACACCTTTACAAAATTGTCACACCACAAATTAGAACAATGTATATTGCACAGCATACA
Coding sequences within it:
- the LOC127293464 gene encoding uncharacterized protein; this translates as MPPGSSGYRDGANKPESSRPCRHTAPLWICARCPSSNPGNVDACAACQTARPVEIDADSPGIPPPRRSERMKRERAASPDVVEVCADDGDAAHGGDNRAAAANRDKKTFKIMTYNVWFREDIEVRRRMDALGGLIQYHSPDLICFQEVTPYIYQLLQSSNWWQEYKCSLSSEESMRKHYYCMQLSKFPVKFNGGIPFSHSTMARELCKVDVDTGQHINLMLATSHLESPCPAPPGWDQMYRRERVLQAKEALRILGAYSNVIFCGDMNWDDKGDGPFPLPDGWIDAWVELKPGENGWTYDTEANAMLSGNRNQQKRLDRFVCKLVDFKIKDIEMIGQDMIPGASYHKDKIVGKEFLKMDLPVLPSDHFGLVLTVSHRN